The Eublepharis macularius isolate TG4126 chromosome 15, MPM_Emac_v1.0, whole genome shotgun sequence genomic interval CGGACCTGGAGGTACTACTTCCTGTCTCTTTTCCAGCAGCACAACGAGGTGGTCAATGTCTGGACACACCTGGTGGCCGCCGTGATCCTGCTGGTGAGGTTCTGGCGGCTCTCCCAGACGGTGGATTTCTTCAGCGACCTACACACACAGCCCCTCTTCGTCATCGCCGTGTCCTCTGTTGTCTACTCAACATTCAGCACTCTGGCGCATCTCTTGCAAGCCAAATCAGAATTCTGgcactatgccttcttcttcctGGACTATGTGGGTGTCGCCACTTATCAGTATAGCAGTGCCTTAGTACATTTCTACTATGCCATTGAGCCCGAATGGCATGCCCGGGTTGTGAGCTTCTACATGCCAGGAGCGATTTTGCTAGCTTGGCTTTCTTGTGCTGGCTCCTGCTATGCCAAATACAGGTGTCCCCAGCTCTCCTCTCTGCAGGGCCGGCTGTGCCAGGAAATGCCCTCAGCCGTGGCGTATGCTTTGGACATCAGCCCGGTGGTTTACCGCATTTATGCCTCCTCTGGGCTTGCAGACCCTGCAGTTTTGTACCACAAGTGCCACGTGCTCTTTTTTCTTATCGGGGCCTTTTTTTTCACCTATCCGTACCCTGAGAAATGGTTTCCTGGCAAGTGCCATTTTGTTGGACAAGGGCATCAAATCTTTCATGTCTTCCTGCTACTCTGCACTCTGACCCAGGTGGAGGCGGTGCTTCTGGATTATGAGATGAGGAGATCCATTTATACCAGGCTGCATGGCAACCTGGCTCCTGTTTTCTCCGCCCTGTGCCTTTTCGTGGTGGCATCCTGCAGTTTCACAGCCCTCTACATGATTACCAAAGTGAAACGCAAACTGGATCACAAAGAcgaataaaaaaaaataacaatgcaGGGAGTTACCTGCCAGTTTCCTTGTTGTATCACCTTGGGCACAACATCCACACGGCTGTAATTTGAGGATTGGATATTTTCCCTGGGATGGCTTTGCCTTTTGGTGGGTCTTCCCCTGCCCGCAAAAGATCGGCCCGTTCTCTGCAGGGGCATGTTGATACCTCAGTTTCATGATTCTTACTGGAATGTGAGTAACAGGAAGGCAGGCTGGGGACGGTGCTGGGACAGAGGGGCTGCGGCCAGAGTGCTCTTGCGTCTGGGCTGCTGGCCCCTTCCTGCTGCAAAGGGGCATTGCTTCCAAGAGGCTGATCTGTTCCCAGGGAGAGCACACTGTCCACGTAACTTCCACGGTCCTTCACCCATTTTCCCTCTGTTCTCCTACGTGGTGAAAGAGCAGAGATTCATACCAGCTATGGTGCCTTGACCGTTGTCTTCAAGGCAGGAGTGTCCCAATGTTTCTATTTTCCTCCCACGATGGGGACTGTTTTCGCACTTCCTGTTGTGTGTTGCAATGGGTAACCCGCAGTTGAGGACCTTGCCACGTGGGCGTGCCTTAAACAGAAGATCTCTACGGCCATTTGGATGGGATGAAGCTGCCACTAGCCCATAATATTTTTAGCATGGAAGTGGCTAGTCTTGGGCATCGATTATGCATCCAGGGATAAAAGTGTTTGTGTCGGGGGCGGGGCTGGTGTTCAGAATAAAAAGAGCACTGCCGTGTTGAATCAGGCTAAAGGTCCCTCTAGTTCAGAACATGCTCCCCTCTCTTCAGCTCGAATGATTCATGAAGGTCTCCAGCAGAGGGGGATTGGGTTGGCCAAAGGTATGCTGCCTCTGTGCATGGAGGTACCATTTGCAGACTGGCCCTTCCAGGgtgtgggttggatcctgtggctCCATTCTGCTAGTGAAGGTGTTTTCCTCTGGCAGGAAGAGCTTCACTTGATGCAAAACACTATGCCTTGCAGCATGCGCAGGGCCGGCGCCACTATTGAGGCGGGCACCACggggccagagggggcgccggagggggtgtcaggggtggAGGCGCGCATCACGGAGCGTGCccggcccgcagctgctgctgcagccaaccaACCCTGCGCCGCTGCTgccacccccaccaccacacgcccccggccaggtgcagcagccacgggccaggcacggcaggtggccggggcggcgtgtggagcgcaggcagcctcctcaggccaccccagccacctgccggccaatgggcccggctttgctgtgtgatgacgtcatcacgatgacatcatcatgtagtctGGGGCATGCACGCATGCTGTGCGCACGCATATGGGAGGGTGGCTGCAGGTgctagaaaccctggcgccggcagtgatCATGtgaatggccattttcacatgtcttacctgcctgtggaacatcgcgcgaaagacccggaagacagtgtcttctcgtgtgaaatcgcaccaggaagaagcTGTTATCCGggagatcgtcttcgtccttctgtgcagccccacattgggactgcgcaggcgcaggccagccgcggaaaagatttttctagctctaagagatgtgagggggacgttcggatccaccgcgcatgcgcgccggtgttcccgccaattttgaatgcatatatatccgaacgtccccggcattccctcagttcctttttcgccgccgtcgaaaaggttcttattgtctagcgttcgtttcaagcgtctcttcggagttttggatcgtttcttctgctggtcggtattttccccttgtcatctgtcgggagataccgttcattatgtcgcagacatctttgtttaaaaagtgtcataaatgcggcactaagatgacccattcggacggccatgagctctgcctcatctgcctgggcgaggggcatgttgtcgagcgctgctccatttgtatgtccttcactccgaaggcaaggagtgatcggaaggccaggctccgtgccttcttgtgggatgccaaccttctcccccccaagccgtcaggctcttcgggagataggccgcgctccgccgctccgtcaccggcgccgtctcgtaagtcgccagagccgctcccctcggaaccgacggggcaacccgttccggaggcccgtcctgattccggttccggggatcgtccttcgagccggaaggccaagaagcgttccgcgcccaagccgaagtcctcctccaagccttcggttcgggaggctgtttcggagcccccgtccaagaaggccaaggcgaagtcgagggccaaggaccgtgcattgtccccagctccgactgtgctgcctggttctccggccgaaccggtcctgatacccgacgatgtggtgagtctccacaccccgtcgcctccttgcacgcctcctccgtcggttcccgaggaatttgtgccgtttccgcctttcccggatccgttccaatcttttgagcgctccctgccgtccgccccggcgccttcagaggcctccgttccactgccgtctacctcgtcggttccgatgcctcttcgctggcctgccccggtgcctgctcctctgcccccttgccagccggtcgcgggggttgggaacatgacctcctggcaggattttgtggcgtggttccagcagtcgctacccttcctgcaacatccgtcggttccgatggtctccgttccggctcagccagtcgggctcccagcacccgctcctccacctccgggcttacctctgcgaccgccggttcctgcaacttatccgtcggccccgaccgctcaccggtcttcggttccgacgcaaacctcgccggagttttcggattccgaggatgatgaaggtctggcgtcaccgtcggagtgctcttcagacgcggcctcggatccttccccggatgacaccgtgggtgggccccgctcatcgtccccgaatgacgattacaggctattctccgaacaaatggtgcggatggccgccgcgctggagatagacgtctcctccacgacctccaagcccaagagtaagctgctggaggcgctgtattccgggtcccccgcgtcggtggcgtttccccctgtggaggattttgttgataacgctctcgcgctctggcaggcgccggcgtccctgtccgcgacggcaaagaaggtggaacggtactaccgtttaaagcaagatgattgcccgtacctcttcaatcacccgaaaccctcgtcgatcgtggctgaggagggtcaggctcggttccgttccggttcctcgtcggccccggcggaccgggaaggcaggaagctggatggcgtgggcaggaaactctactcatccgcgtctctgggattccgtattgccaacttccaggccataatgggatcctataatctattcctgtggaagaggctgtcttcttacctctccgacctcccggaggatcgccgccacctggttaaggccctccaagccgaggccgtgaagctgtcaaaacagcaaatgacagctggcaaggacgccgccgactctgcagcgcgagcgatggcaacttcggtggtcctgcgtcggcacgcctggctccggtccacggccctgcctccagagaagaaggcgaaggtggaggacttcccgttcgaggggccccagctcttctcggagaagacggatgagtccctctccctgatgaagaagaatcagcagacggccaagtccctcggggtcgccccctcagcccagtcgtcgggtccgaggtatcgctatggtcggttccgatcctaccagaccccttaccagccttaccagcagcgtcaagggcgcttcttctcgggccagtcctacggtcaccgatcctactctgcccagcagcgtcacccttccaggcgctccggccggtccaagggcaggcaacagccctcttcgcccaagccttcgacctcggcgcagaagccctcggtcttctgactgcgcctgaacgctcccccgttggcctccgagggtgcttcctctgctgcccagtttctggacaggcttcgaccttttttgccctgttggcaacgtgttacttctgacgcttgggtcctgtccattgtggcccatggttacaagttaatgtttacggatgcaccccctctctctctccctccccgttgttctccatgttgtgatgttgtgttacacaataatgttatggagttggttaccaaaggtgctgtccgggtggtcaatgtctctacttccccatggggattttactccagatacttcc includes:
- the PAQR7 gene encoding membrane progestin receptor alpha; its protein translation is MATIVAEKLSHLFINVQHLWKVPRLLENAIPSPSCTVGVSDVPRLFRKPYIHTGYRPLNRTWRYYFLSLFQQHNEVVNVWTHLVAAVILLVRFWRLSQTVDFFSDLHTQPLFVIAVSSVVYSTFSTLAHLLQAKSEFWHYAFFFLDYVGVATYQYSSALVHFYYAIEPEWHARVVSFYMPGAILLAWLSCAGSCYAKYRCPQLSSLQGRLCQEMPSAVAYALDISPVVYRIYASSGLADPAVLYHKCHVLFFLIGAFFFTYPYPEKWFPGKCHFVGQGHQIFHVFLLLCTLTQVEAVLLDYEMRRSIYTRLHGNLAPVFSALCLFVVASCSFTALYMITKVKRKLDHKDE